The region TACGGAGGCCCGCGGCGGCGTCTGGCTCGAAGCGGCGCAGCGCGGCGTGGGTGACGGCGTCGATCGCCGCGATCTCGGCATCGCCGCGCGCGACGGCCGCCACGCTGGCGCGGTGCGATCCGGTTTCGATCACGCTATCGAAGAACCGCCCGTCGTGAGCGAGTGGGGCGATGGCCGCGCGGAACAGATTATGCCCGGTGTTGGAATTGCGCGCGTTGATCGCGGCGCGGCGGCCGCGATAGTCGGCGAGCGTGGTGCCCGGATCGTCGTTCCGGGTGACGATGTGGCTGACATGCTGCCCGGCGGCGCAATCAGGCACGTCGTAGACGGGTACGCCGATGACGCGCAGCGCGAGGTCCGGATCGCTGAGCAGGGGATAACCGCAGATCTGGCCGAACAGCAGGGTCGGATCGCGCCAGGCCGCCTCCACCGAACGCGAGCGATCGAGCGTGGCGGGTACCGCGATGCCGTGCGCGTCGAGGCGGCGCGCGATCCCGGCCCAGAGCCGGTCGTTCGCGCGGCGTTGTCCGGGGTGATCGTACATCCCGAGCGAGGCGATGGCCCTGCTCATGTTCCGGGCGTCTCGTGCGCAGGATGGACGAGCACGTGATGCCGGCGCAACGCGAAGCGGCGGAGGATCTGGCCATAGCCGCGATAGGCGCGCGCATCCGGGCCGACGAGGCGCGGGTGATGCTGGCGATGATAGGCGGGCAGGCGATACCAGGCGAGGCCGGGCCGATCGTGGTGCGCGGCGTGCAGATTGTTGTTGAGATACAGAAGGCCGAGCAGGCCGCCGCGTTCCACCGTCGCCGCGCGGCCGGGCGCATCCAGATCGGCGCGATGTTCGGCGAACGAGCGAAGCAGGGTCAGCGCCATGCCGGGATAGACGAACAGCAGCAGGTAGCGGCCCATCCCGAACTGCGTCCACATGAGCCAGGCGCAGATCAGTGCCCCACCCAACAGATGCGGCAGCCAATCGCGCGCGACGGCGCGGGGATCCCGAATGAGGCGGCGCGCCTCCTCCGCGAGCAGCGCGCCGATCGCGATCGGTGGCCCGAACAGCATGCGGCCGATTAGCGTCGCTTGCACGCGCGTCGCCAAGGCACCCAAGCCAGCGACCCGCGCGGCATAGCGCGATTCGGGGTCGAGCGTCGGGTCGGTGATCGACGGACTGCGATGATGCGCGATGTGGCTGCGCCGATAGATCGCGTACGGCAGCCAGAGCGAGAGCGGCGGAAAGCCGATCGATGTGTTGAATGCCCGCCAGCGCGAGGGATGGCCGTGGATCGTCTCGTGCTGCAGCGATCCGTGCCAGGCGATCAGCCACGCGCCGATCGCCAAGAGCAGAGGGTCGGGGATCGCGGCGTGCCAATAGGTCGCGGCGAGCCAGCCGGCATAGATGACGGCAGCGACTATGAGCGTCGGCACCTCCAAAGCCCGTCCCTGCCGTCGTCTCGCTCGCAACGCCATACGCTCTCCTGACCGATGCAGATAATCCACCAATCTGATGGGAATTGAAGGGCGCAAATCTTTCGGCGCGATAAGCTGGGCTATTTCCGCGATTTGGCGGGGCGAGGGGATGTAACAGGGTGTGCTTTACAACAGTAACACACGACGTTAGCTTCGCTCCCAACGATCACGGGGGATTTCAATGCTCGAGCTGAACGGCGTCACGCACATCTACGCGAACGGGACGAAAGCGCTCGACGATGTCAGCCTGAGCGTGCCGAAGGGTATGTTCGGCCTGCTCGGCCCGAACGGCGCGGGCAAATCGACGTTGATGCGGACTGTCGCGACGTTGCAGACGCCGACGGCGGGCACGATCCGGTTCGGTGCGATCGACGTGATCGCCGATCCCGAGGCGTTGCGCGAGACGTTGGGCTATCTGCCGCAGGATTTCGGCGTCTATCCGCGCGTTTCAGCCTACGACATGCTGGATCATATGGCGGTGCTTAAGGGCATCGCCTCGGCGCGCGAACGCAAGGAGACGGTCGAGACCCTGCTCAACCAGACCAATCTCTGGGCCGTGCGCAAGAAGGCGATCGCGGGTTTCTCGGGCGGCATGCGGCAGCGGTTCGGCATCGCCCAGGCGCTGATCGGCAACCCGGAACTGATCATCGTCGACGAACCGACCGCCGGCCTCGACCCGGAAGAACGCAACCGCTTCCTCAATTTGCTGGCCGAGATCGGCGAAAATGTCGTCGTCATCCTCTCGACGCATATCGTCGAGGACGTGGCGGATCTGTGCCCGCGCATGGCGGTGCTGGCGGCCGGGCGGATCCAGCTCGAGGGCGCCCCGCTCGACCTGATCGACAAGACCCGCGGCAACGTGTGGGCCAAGACCATCGGGCGCGAGGAGCTGGACGAGGCGCGGTTGCGCTACGAGGTGATCTCGACGCGGCTGTTCGCCGGCCGGACGATCATCCACATCCTGTCGCACGACGATCCCGGCGAGGGCTTCGCGGCCGCGCACGGCGGGCTGGAGGACGTGTATTTCTCCACGCTCGCCCGATCGCGCCGGGTCCCGGCGGCTGAGCCCATGTCCTCCACCGTCGCGGCCTGAGCGCAATGTTCGGCCAGATCGCCCGCTTCGAGCTGCGCTATCAATTGCGCAATCCCGTCTTCTGGACCGTCTCGATCCTGTTCTTCCTGCTGACCTTCGGTTCGATCACGATCGACCAGATCAAGATCGGCAGCGGTGCCAACATCCACAAGAACGCGCCGGTCGCGATCGCGCAGATCCACCAGATCATGTCGCTGTTCTTCATGTTCGTGACGACCGCCTTCGTCGCCAACGTGATCGTGCGCGACGACGAAAGCGGGTTCGGGCCGATGGTGCGCGTCACCCGGGTGAGCAAGTTCGACTACCTGATCGCCCGCTTCCTCGGCGCGTTCGTCGCCGCGTCGCTCGCCTTCGCGGCGGTGCCGCTGGCGATCTGGCTGGGATCGCTGATGCCATGGGTCGATGCCGAGACGCTCGGGCCGAACCGGTTGCGCGATTATGC is a window of Sphingomonas sp. Leaf357 DNA encoding:
- a CDS encoding ABC transporter ATP-binding protein is translated as MLELNGVTHIYANGTKALDDVSLSVPKGMFGLLGPNGAGKSTLMRTVATLQTPTAGTIRFGAIDVIADPEALRETLGYLPQDFGVYPRVSAYDMLDHMAVLKGIASARERKETVETLLNQTNLWAVRKKAIAGFSGGMRQRFGIAQALIGNPELIIVDEPTAGLDPEERNRFLNLLAEIGENVVVILSTHIVEDVADLCPRMAVLAAGRIQLEGAPLDLIDKTRGNVWAKTIGREELDEARLRYEVISTRLFAGRTIIHILSHDDPGEGFAAAHGGLEDVYFSTLARSRRVPAAEPMSSTVAA
- a CDS encoding phosphate/phosphite/phosphonate ABC transporter substrate-binding protein: MSRAIASLGMYDHPGQRRANDRLWAGIARRLDAHGIAVPATLDRSRSVEAAWRDPTLLFGQICGYPLLSDPDLALRVIGVPVYDVPDCAAGQHVSHIVTRNDDPGTTLADYRGRRAAINARNSNTGHNLFRAAIAPLAHDGRFFDSVIETGSHRASVAAVARGDAEIAAIDAVTHAALRRFEPDAAAGLRILDVTAPSPTLPFVTARSTSIETVAALRIALAEIIADPALAEARDALFLTNIAPPDSDLLAPIRAYETAAIAAGYPTLR
- a CDS encoding fatty acid desaturase, encoding MPTLIVAAVIYAGWLAATYWHAAIPDPLLLAIGAWLIAWHGSLQHETIHGHPSRWRAFNTSIGFPPLSLWLPYAIYRRSHIAHHRSPSITDPTLDPESRYAARVAGLGALATRVQATLIGRMLFGPPIAIGALLAEEARRLIRDPRAVARDWLPHLLGGALICAWLMWTQFGMGRYLLLFVYPGMALTLLRSFAEHRADLDAPGRAATVERGGLLGLLYLNNNLHAAHHDRPGLAWYRLPAYHRQHHPRLVGPDARAYRGYGQILRRFALRRHHVLVHPAHETPGT